A window of Onychostoma macrolepis isolate SWU-2019 chromosome 01, ASM1243209v1, whole genome shotgun sequence contains these coding sequences:
- the LOC131541334 gene encoding protrudin-like isoform X2 — MAHYGAHYAGLCLLSMQCTASSPQDPTQLTQLPAKDASSIDSSSDLGSPRALTFDLLNMVICFKRMAIFLEPVTDSLEVLRSLLGWRMPLCSLLSCVLLNILFLTLSEGAWLSVLLLAVSAPAEVKGM, encoded by the exons atggctcattatggagctcattatgcgggcctttgtcttctcag CATGCAGTGCACAGCCTCCTCTCCTCAGGACCCCACACAACTGACCCAGCTGCCCGCTAAAGACGCgtcctccatagacagcagcTCTGATCTGGGCAGCCCCAGAGcgctgacctttgacctgctGAACATGGTGATCTGCTTCAAGCGGATGGCCATCTTCCTGGAGCCGGTCACAGACTCGCTGGAGGTGCTGCGCTCCCTGCTCGG GTGGAGGATGCCGCTGTGCTCCCTGCTGAGCTGCGTTCTGCTCAACATCCTCTTCCTCACTCTGAGTGAAG GCGCGTGGCTCTCTGTGCTGCTGCTGGCCGTCTCTGCTCCGGCTGAGGTCAAGGGCATGTGA
- the LOC131541334 gene encoding protrudin-like isoform X1: MAHYGAHYAGLCLLSMQCTASSPQDPTQLTQLPAKDASSIDSSSDLGSPRALTFDLLNMVICFKRMAIFLEPVTDSLEVLRSLLGWRMPLCSLLSCVLLNILFLTLSEGAWLSVLLLAVSAPAEVKGMLKRIDELLTQACVCAESVYKVLYWESHAISSVKLQFSVFCFKEKGLVSDLHPVHHAFPFKLI, from the exons atggctcattatggagctcattatgcgggcctttgtcttctcag CATGCAGTGCACAGCCTCCTCTCCTCAGGACCCCACACAACTGACCCAGCTGCCCGCTAAAGACGCgtcctccatagacagcagcTCTGATCTGGGCAGCCCCAGAGcgctgacctttgacctgctGAACATGGTGATCTGCTTCAAGCGGATGGCCATCTTCCTGGAGCCGGTCACAGACTCGCTGGAGGTGCTGCGCTCCCTGCTCGG GTGGAGGATGCCGCTGTGCTCCCTGCTGAGCTGCGTTCTGCTCAACATCCTCTTCCTCACTCTGAGTGAAG GCGCGTGGCTCTCTGTGCTGCTGCTGGCCGTCTCTGCTCCGGCTGAGGTCAAGGGCAT GCTGAAACGAATAGATGAGCTGCTGACccaggcgtgtgtgtgtgcggagTCTGTGTATAAAGTGTTGTACTGGGAGAGCCACGCCATCTCCTCCGT GAAACTGCAGTtcagtgttttctgttttaaagaaaAGGGTTTGGTTTCCGATCTTCATCCTGTTCATCATGCTTTTCCATTTAAACTCATATAA